In Mytilus edulis chromosome 13, xbMytEdul2.2, whole genome shotgun sequence, a single window of DNA contains:
- the LOC139502236 gene encoding aplysianin-A-like yields MFVRKIASVMAVLFVVRIEAYRRSSKRCDDVAIIGAGIAGTYSGWRLRHLNQKITIYEYSDRVGGRCYTLRFPETPDINVEMAAARFVPKKHKLLYATLRELGLQTEKFIVGKGPSKDTTVYVRGEHLRHQDLGGDKTPYKLHPDERKPVKQLQWEMYKNYTDVLTTNVTEDVKHYYIKDVDGIEMYTQSVMSMYNKFLTPEAQKYIAETSGFDTLEFDISASVEVMTSPPSNEKEEVLTVSKGFQSIPTTFLERFLSENKRHNIKLNHHLKAIRKSKSGIYNLYFEPTITRNGRTRIITNRPCIRKCAKKVILAVNRLSLERLQWQGLYQPHIREYITKAVKDASAGKYYLSYNSPWWRNSPFYADYVISDTPLKQTYDFGTSKTNPLNSLLQPMYTDVGIHISYWKELVERENGDVTDGDIAFPMGKEMVNITNKYLSHIYKLPLNAIPQPISGIISLWDNYPYGGAWQEWMPGYIWTDVEQQMTKPSKEDDVFVVSNAFNSRSFSYWTDGALQAVELAMPYFGLKSKALD; encoded by the exons ATGTTTGTGCGGAAAATTGCTTCTGTTATGGCTGTATTGTTTGTAGTTAGGATCGAGGCTTATCGTCGTTCGT CAAAGCGTTGTGATGACGTAGCAATAATAGGTGCTGGTATAGCTGGAACATATTCCGGATGGAGATTGAGACATCTAAATCAGAAAATTACTATATACGAATACTCAGACAGAGTAGGAGGGAGGTGTTACACATTGCGATTTCCTGAAACACCTGACATCAATGTAGAAATGGCTGCTGCGAGGTTCGTTCCTAAGA AGCACAAATTACTCTATGCTACTCTACGGGAGCTAGGACTGCAGACTGAAAAATTCATTGTAGGCAAGGGGCCATCAAAGGATACTACTGTGTACGTACGTGGTGAACATTTGCGTCATCAAGATTTAGGTGGTGATAAAACACCATATAAGCTGCATCCAGATGAAAGAAAACCAGTTAAACAACTACAATG GGAAATGTATAAGAACTACACTGATGTATTAACAACCAATGTTACAGAAGATGTAAAACATTATTATATCAAAGATGTCGATGGCATTGAAATGTATACGCAAAG TGTCATGTCTATGTATAATAAATTCCTAACACCAGAAGCACAGAAGTATATTGCAGAAACTTCCGGTTTTGACACGTTAGAGTTTGATATAAGTGCATCGGTTGAAGTTATGACATCCCCTCCGTCAAATGAAAAGGAAGAAGTTCTAACTGTGTCAAAGGGATTCCAATCTATACCAACGACTTTCCTTGAAAGGTTTTTAAGTGAAAATAAAAG GCATAATATCAAGCTAAATCACCACCTGAAAGCAATTCGGAAATCAAAAAGCGGgatttataatttgtattttgaaccAACGATTACCAGAAATGGGAGGACACGCATTATTACG aATAGACCATGCATAAGGAAGTGTGCTAAAAAAGTAATTCTTGCAGTCAATCGATTATCACTTGAAAGGCTTCAGTGGCAGGGTCTGTATCAACCCCATATTAGGGAATACATAACCAAAGCAGTAAAAGACGCTAGTGCTGGAAAATATTATCTCTCTTACAATTCCCCATGGTGGAGAAATTCCCCCTTTTACGCCGATTATGTTATATCAGATACTCCTTTAAAACAAACATACGATTTCGGAACATCAAAAACTAATCCATTAAATTCATTACTACAGCCAATGTACACAGATGTTGGAATACATATATCTTATTGGAAGGAATTGGTTGAAAGAGAAAATGGTGATGTTACTGATGGTGATATCGCGTTCCCAATGGGGAAGGAAATGgttaatattacaaataaataccTCAGTCACATCTATAAACTTCCTTTAAACGCTATACCGCAGCCAATAAGTGGAATTATAAGTCTCTGGGATAATTACCCGTACGGTGGAGCATGGCAAGAGTGGATGCCAGGGTATATATGGACGGATGTGGAACAACAGATGACGAAACCGTCAAAAGAGGATGACGTATTTGTCGTGTCTAATGCTTTTAATTCTCGTTCTTTCTCATATTGGACAGATGGAGCGCTACAAGCAGTCGAACTCGCTATGCCCTACTTTGGTTTGAAAAGTAAAGCGTTAGACTAG
- the LOC139501777 gene encoding uncharacterized protein has translation MEKIWSLGLILFVACTVYASHPYPPRRGRPPPPPPRPQQRLPPPIRRGQPPPPPRRPPPAHGPPPPRRRVPAPPPPRRAPPPLQQQRVIHRPPPQQPRYIPPPQQPRYAPQQPPPQPRPQQPIYIPQTPPPRPQQPIYVPQPPPPRPQQPIYVPPPPPTQPPIIHQPIYVQPPPTQPPMIHQPIYVQPPPVQQYVPPPQPPTQPPVQSFLPFALLASLFHQHQPTLAVTPKTIKTTTRPPSPPKTTTTTTVKPPEVEIEYEGYKTTRPPQPLPARTTHIPVPKTTGMWWFFDVPTTQAPVYVPVAFKETSCSCYKGYDFCPLNKIRNGDCVENDAIRCCGYDK, from the exons ATGGAGAAGATTTGGTCCCTTGGATTAATACTTTTTGTGGCTTGCACTGTGTACGCAT CTCATCCATATCCTCCAAGACGAGGCAGACCTCCCCCTCCTCCACCGCGTCCACAACAGCGGCTACCACCACCTATACGTAGAGGACAACCACCACCACCTCCACGTCGTCCGCCTCCTGCACATGGACCGCCTCCACCTAGAAGACGAGTACCAGCACCACCTCCACCAAGGAGAGCACCACCACCGCTTCAACAACAACGAGTAATTCATAGGCCACCACCCCAACAACCTAGATATATTCCTCCACCACAGCAACCAAGATATGCACCACAACAACCACCACCACAACCAAGACCCCAACAGCCCATATATATACCACAAACACCACCACCAAGACCGCAACAACCCATATATGTACCCCAACCACCACCACCGAGACCTCAACAACCAATATATGTACCGCCACCACCACCAACACAACCACCTATAATTCACCAGCCTATATATGTACAACCCCCACCAACACAACCACCAATGATTCACCAGCCTATATATGTGCAACCACCACCTGTACAACAATATGTTCCTCCTCCACAACCGCCAACACAGCCACCCGTacagagttttctcccctttgcTCTGTTGGCTTCACTGTTTCACCAACATCAACCAACACTAGCAGTAacaccaaaaacaattaaaactacAACAAGACCACCATCACCTCCAAAAACTACAACTACTACAACAGTCAAGCCACCTGAAGTAGAAATTGAGTATGAAGGTTATAAAACAACAAGACCTCCTCAACCACTTCCGGCTCGAACAACGCATATCCCTGTTCCTAAAACAACAGGAATGTGGTGGTTCTTTGATGTTCCAACTACGCAGGCGCCAGTCTATGTTCCCGTTGCTTTTAAGGAGACATCATGTAGCTGTTATAAAGGATATGACTTTTGTCCCTTAAACAAAATTAGAAATGGAGATTGTGTAGAAAACGACGCCATTCGATGTTGTGGATACGATAAATAG